A stretch of Desulfitobacterium dichloroeliminans LMG P-21439 DNA encodes these proteins:
- the glyA gene encoding serine hydroxymethyltransferase, which translates to MDYIKEWILPQDPEVAEAIAQEEGRQRNKIELIASENFVSRAVMAAQGSVLTNKYAEGYPGKRYYGGCEYVDIVEDLARERVKKLFGAEHANVQPHSGAQANTAVYFAILKPGDTVLGMNLSHGGHLTHGSPVNLSGMYYNFVAYGVNPETELIDYDEVRKLALENKPKLIVAGASAYPRQIDFAQLRKIADEAGALLMVDMAHIAGLVAAGLHQNPVPYAHFVTTTTHKTLRGPRGGLILCKEEFAKAIDKAIFPGIQGGPLMHVIAAKAVAFGEALKPEFIEYQKRIVENAKVLASALADKGFRLVSGGTDNHLMLVDVRPKGLTGKEAEAILDEVGITVNKNTIPYDTASPTVTSGIRIGTPAVTSRGMDAEAMKKIAEAIDSALSERNEKGAAKAREIVAGLCAEFPLYTNLD; encoded by the coding sequence ATGGATTATATTAAGGAATGGATTCTCCCTCAAGATCCAGAAGTGGCAGAGGCTATCGCCCAAGAAGAAGGGAGACAACGCAATAAAATCGAGTTGATTGCCTCGGAGAACTTTGTTAGCCGTGCTGTTATGGCGGCTCAAGGTTCAGTTTTAACCAATAAATATGCTGAAGGATATCCTGGTAAGCGCTATTATGGCGGTTGTGAATATGTGGATATCGTTGAAGATTTAGCTCGGGAGCGCGTGAAGAAGCTTTTTGGTGCTGAGCATGCGAATGTTCAGCCTCATTCCGGTGCCCAAGCGAATACTGCAGTTTATTTTGCCATATTAAAACCCGGGGACACCGTCCTCGGCATGAATTTATCCCATGGTGGTCATTTAACCCATGGCAGCCCGGTCAATCTTTCAGGGATGTACTATAATTTTGTGGCTTATGGCGTGAATCCGGAAACAGAGCTCATTGATTATGATGAGGTGCGTAAGCTGGCACTTGAAAACAAGCCCAAACTTATCGTAGCTGGAGCTAGTGCTTATCCTCGCCAAATTGATTTTGCCCAATTACGGAAAATTGCTGACGAAGCAGGCGCCCTCCTGATGGTGGATATGGCTCATATTGCTGGACTGGTAGCGGCAGGACTTCATCAGAACCCCGTTCCTTATGCTCATTTCGTTACTACTACCACTCATAAAACCCTCCGGGGACCTCGGGGCGGCCTCATTCTCTGTAAAGAGGAATTTGCTAAGGCCATCGATAAAGCTATCTTCCCAGGAATACAAGGCGGCCCTCTGATGCATGTCATTGCGGCCAAGGCGGTGGCCTTTGGGGAAGCTTTAAAACCCGAATTCATAGAATACCAGAAGCGGATTGTGGAAAATGCTAAAGTATTAGCGTCCGCACTAGCTGACAAAGGCTTTCGCTTAGTTTCCGGCGGTACGGATAACCACCTCATGTTAGTGGATGTGAGGCCCAAAGGATTGACCGGAAAAGAAGCAGAGGCTATTTTGGATGAGGTTGGCATAACCGTGAATAAAAACACCATTCCTTATGATACAGCCAGCCCCACCGTGACCAGCGGTATCCGTATCGGTACTCCTGCCGTAACGAGCCGTGGGATGGATGCTGAAGCTATGAAGAAAATCGCTGAAGCTATCGATAGTGCATTATCTGAGCGTAATGAAAAAGGAGCCGCCAAGGCCAGAGAAATTGTTGCTGGACTTTGCGCAGAATTTCCACTCTACACAAATCTAGATTAG
- the rpiB gene encoding ribose 5-phosphate isomerase B — protein MRIALGADHGGFELKNEIQAHLESQGIEVYDCGTNSKDSVDYPKYGFLVGDAINNGKADLGIVVCGTGLGISIAANKVPGIRAAACTETYSARMAREHNNANVLGLGGRVTGVGLALDIVDIFIKTPFAGGRHARRVDLITAIEQGERI, from the coding sequence TTGAGAATCGCATTAGGAGCAGATCATGGAGGGTTCGAGCTTAAGAACGAAATTCAAGCCCATTTGGAGAGCCAAGGTATTGAAGTTTATGATTGCGGCACGAACTCAAAGGACTCAGTTGATTATCCAAAGTACGGATTTTTAGTCGGGGATGCCATAAATAACGGTAAAGCGGATTTAGGTATCGTAGTCTGTGGGACAGGCTTAGGGATATCCATTGCTGCCAATAAGGTACCAGGAATCCGCGCTGCTGCCTGCACGGAAACCTATTCGGCTCGGATGGCAAGGGAGCATAATAATGCGAACGTTCTAGGGCTTGGTGGCCGGGTCACCGGTGTGGGACTAGCCTTAGATATTGTTGATATTTTTATCAAGACTCCTTTTGCAGGAGGACGACATGCTCGGCGGGTGGATTTGATCACAGCCATCGAACAGGGTGAACGTATTTAA
- a CDS encoding deoxycytidylate deaminase, protein MKRLERPGWDEYFMQMAQVVAGRSTCLRRQVGAVIVKDKQILSTGYNGSPSGLSHCAEKGCLRQQLGIPSGERAEICRAVHAEQNALVQAAKHGVVINGADIYTTVQPCVLCTKLLINAGIKRVFYLYPYPDSLALELATEADLELVQLNLQEAEG, encoded by the coding sequence ATGAAAAGGCTCGAACGACCCGGTTGGGATGAATATTTCATGCAGATGGCACAGGTCGTAGCGGGGCGATCTACTTGCTTGCGGCGCCAAGTAGGGGCTGTGATAGTGAAGGATAAGCAGATTCTGAGCACGGGTTACAACGGCAGTCCCTCGGGACTGAGCCATTGTGCCGAGAAAGGCTGTCTTAGGCAGCAACTTGGCATACCCTCAGGTGAGAGAGCCGAGATATGCCGGGCTGTTCATGCGGAGCAGAATGCCTTGGTGCAAGCTGCCAAACATGGGGTTGTCATTAATGGCGCAGATATTTACACCACAGTTCAGCCCTGCGTTCTCTGCACCAAGCTTCTCATCAATGCAGGAATTAAGCGGGTATTTTATCTTTACCCTTATCCGGATAGTTTAGCTTTAGAGCTGGCAACGGAAGCCGATTTGGAGCTTGTTCAGCTCAATCTTCAGGAAGCAGAAGGCTAG
- the upp gene encoding uracil phosphoribosyltransferase, whose product MAIVHVLDHPLIQHKLSLIRDENTGSKDFRELVEEVAMLMAYEVTRDFPLQDVEVKTPVATMKAKSIAGKKVGLIPILRAGLGMVDGMLKLIPTAKVGHVGLYRDPETLKPVEYYCKLPTDVEERDLIVIDPMLATGGSATAAITFLKERGAKNIKLMCLIAAPEGIREVQSYHNDVDIFVAAVDDHLNDHGYIIPGLGDAGDRLFGTK is encoded by the coding sequence ATGGCAATAGTTCATGTTCTGGACCATCCCTTAATACAGCATAAATTATCACTCATCCGTGATGAAAATACAGGTTCCAAAGACTTTCGTGAGCTTGTAGAAGAAGTAGCGATGCTCATGGCCTATGAAGTGACCCGGGATTTTCCCCTTCAAGACGTCGAAGTAAAAACTCCGGTGGCTACCATGAAAGCCAAATCGATCGCCGGTAAAAAAGTTGGCTTAATTCCGATTTTGCGGGCTGGCCTGGGCATGGTTGATGGCATGTTGAAGCTTATCCCTACTGCTAAAGTGGGGCATGTAGGACTTTATCGGGATCCGGAGACCCTTAAGCCGGTAGAGTATTATTGCAAGCTCCCCACCGATGTCGAAGAGCGTGATCTTATTGTGATTGATCCCATGCTGGCAACGGGAGGATCAGCTACGGCGGCCATCACCTTCTTGAAGGAGCGTGGGGCTAAGAATATTAAGCTGATGTGCTTGATTGCTGCTCCGGAAGGCATTCGTGAGGTTCAATCCTATCACAATGATGTGGATATTTTTGTGGCGGCAGTGGATGACCATTTGAATGATCATGGTTATATTATTCCGGGACTCGGAGATGCCGGAGATCGGTTGTTTGGGACTAAATGA
- a CDS encoding TIGR01440 family protein has protein sequence MNFEDIIKDWDQALEEFFAQADLKSRHILVLGCSTSEVMGHHIGKASSTEVAEALLPPLLARVKQREIYLAIQACEHLNRALLVEEACIEQYGLDPVTVVPSLQAGGSMAVNAWQSFQSPMMVETIRGHAGIDVGDTFIGMHLRPVVVPIRPSIKEIGHAHLTMAKTRPRLIGGPRAMYSMV, from the coding sequence ATGAATTTTGAGGATATCATCAAAGATTGGGATCAAGCGCTGGAGGAATTTTTTGCTCAGGCAGATTTAAAATCCCGGCACATCCTTGTGTTAGGCTGTAGTACGAGTGAGGTCATGGGACATCACATTGGGAAGGCAAGCAGTACCGAAGTAGCCGAGGCCCTTCTTCCTCCCTTATTGGCAAGAGTGAAGCAAAGGGAAATTTATTTGGCCATCCAAGCTTGCGAACACCTTAATCGTGCTTTATTGGTTGAGGAGGCATGTATCGAACAGTATGGTTTGGATCCGGTCACGGTAGTACCCTCCTTACAGGCCGGAGGATCGATGGCCGTTAACGCTTGGCAGAGCTTCCAATCCCCGATGATGGTGGAGACCATCCGCGGACACGCAGGGATCGATGTGGGAGATACGTTTATCGGCATGCATCTACGCCCAGTGGTGGTACCGATCCGGCCCTCGATTAAGGAAATTGGTCACGCACATTTAACTATGGCCAAAACAAGACCGCGGCTTATCGGCGGCCCTAGGGCTATGTATTCGATGGTATAG